The segment CAAATGCGTTGTCTATAAGATTCCCTATAACAGTTACCATAAGTTCAGATGGAAGAAGTAAATCTGTTTTAGAATAATGGCTTTCATCGTTTAAAATAAACTTTATATTCAGTTCTGAAGCTCTTGCACTTTTGCCTATTAAAAGTGCTGCTATACTTGGCTCGTCAACGACTGACATTATTTTACTGATGGTTTCTCTCTGCACAATAGAAATATTTTCAATATAAGATACTGCATCGTCATACATTTCCATTTGTATCAGTCCCATTATAACATGAAGCTTGTTTGTGAAATCGTGATTATTTGCTCTCATTGAATCCACAAGATACCTTGTTCCTGCAAGATCTTCCATCAGCTTTGTGTATTCTTCACGGTTATGAAGAATTGCAACTGCCCCGATAATATCATCTTTTTCCTTGATAGGTATGCAGTCAATCAAAACATTGCTGTTATCAATGCTTTGCTCTTGAATATTAAACTCTTTTTCGCCTGTGCTGATGACATTTTTTATGAAACCGTCATTACAGCAATCGGTAAATGGTGTGTTTATAAGCTCTTTTGCTTTTTTCTTGCCAAGCATTTTTGCTGCAGAGCGATTTGCAAACTGAACAACTCCGTTTTTATCTACGGCAAGTACCCCCTCATTTAATGATTCCAAAATATTATCACGAACTTGAAACATTGCCGAGAAAACATTTGGTTCATATCCGTGCAAACTTTTTTTAATAGAGCTTGAAAGTTCTGCAGAAATAATCAGTTCTATTAAAATTGCGGCAATAGTAATGAGCGCGAAGATAAAAAGTATCTGCAAGGTTTCCGCTTTAATATTTTCTAAGAGCAAAATAGTCATAACGAATCCGGTATAATTACCGTTTTTGTCATAAACTGCTGCATATGCACGGCGTTGTGAACCTGACGGTCCGGTTTCATTTGATGTGTAATATTCCTTTGAAACCTTTTCAAATTCAGGAATAGCTCCGTCATATTCAGTGCCGATTAATTCGTGATTAGAATGATACAAACGGATATTCTCGCGACTTACGAAAGAAATAACATCTATATTGTCAAGTGATATTTTAAGAGAGTCAAGATATTCATTCAAAAGCTCAGTTGTTTTTTTATCATCAGGATTTGCAATTTTATCGTCAATGAGTGGAGAACTAGCAACTGCTTCGGCAATATTCTGTAAGTTTTGGTCTCTTTTTTCCACCTCAAAATGG is part of the Oscillospiraceae bacterium genome and harbors:
- a CDS encoding PAS domain-containing protein; the protein is MKIKKSLKNQYKTISIKNIHRRIFITQLVLIVTLALFLGVSGTLINIHFEVEKRDQNLQNIAEAVASSPLIDDKIANPDDKKTTELLNEYLDSLKISLDNIDVISFVSRENIRLYHSNHELIGTEYDGAIPEFEKVSKEYYTSNETGPSGSQRRAYAAVYDKNGNYTGFVMTILLLENIKAETLQILFIFALITIAAILIELIISAELSSSIKKSLHGYEPNVFSAMFQVRDNILESLNEGVLAVDKNGVVQFANRSAAKMLGKKKAKELINTPFTDCCNDGFIKNVISTGEKEFNIQEQSIDNSNVLIDCIPIKEKDDIIGAVAILHNREEYTKLMEDLAGTRYLVDSMRANNHDFTNKLHVIMGLIQMEMYDDAVSYIENISIVQRETISKIMSVVDEPSIAALLIGKSARASELNIKFILNDESHYSKTDLLLPSELMVTVIGNLIDNAFEAINIKDIQRQKELRFGIYSRENALLITVEDTGIGISKDNLEHIYDNGFSTKGEGRGTGLYQVKEMVEAIGGKITVESQENVGTSFTVIFQNKS